One Halichondria panicea chromosome 6, odHalPani1.1, whole genome shotgun sequence genomic window carries:
- the LOC135336986 gene encoding uncharacterized protein LOC135336986, producing the protein MASQRNRFRHSLVVNFDNEAAKAAFKTRAEHIRSVLSPAGQPTLDNAGLMSAMFDLVEQLIPAPYAGSPSVVPARQSFNKDSGIYTGNIRPDDEAAFLTERTCLADLLEGLKTSCSCGLSVNPWTVGSLVQKGHVLRLKFSCRRCHVAERTWSSSRVFGARYFLNQKMVHSLTCAGVLPVQYIKLSKFAGIGHVGHGYMKKVYYASGYSDIVGRMAEESMNAAVDEVKALPAYAENGEWVITDARHDSTANAYHTTVPCLAGSTKKIVGISTVSRTDHGVAQTRELQCTKIAVPQAIARGLNVVEVAHDMQHQVSRYVTSDLGLKNSFDTWHGTKNLSKCLQKVTQGRVRDKGLTWFPELVDKRKSIKVHLYWAMKNCDGDGQKLRSLIENIAMHYQDNHLECHPSSTCHLPHYAPGKDLLTDPATVQQLEKQLKDTYIYRFPESFCRCRDMYWVESFNHQLLCYISKRIHYSTRVFSMRMNLAVLDWNENVGREHTSERKLKDLRRPDRRTAMKALVKKTYEFAYVLWTTYVTKNMTSLDFLDEDDGDDGDDSDTLEDGEIVPDSDSDYEDDDPGCVGPDV; encoded by the exons ATGGCAAGTCAAAGAAATCGTTTCAGACATTCTCTAGTTGTCAATTTTGACAATGAAGCAGCTAAGGCTGCATTCAAGACAAGGGCTGAGCATATACGCTCTGTGCTTTCTCCTGCTGGACAGCCAACCCTGGACAACGCTGGTTTGATGTCAGCCATGTTTGACCTGGTTGAGCAGCTGATTCCCGCGCCTTACGCGGGTAGTCCTAGTGTAGTTCCTGCAAGACAGTCATTCAACAAAGACAGTG GCATCTATACTGGTAATATTAGACCAGATGATGAAGCTGCATTCCTCACTGAGAGGACGTGTCTGGCTGATTTGTTGGAGGGGTTGAAGACATCTTGTTCGTGTGGCTTATCTGTCAACCCTTGGACAGTAGGATCACTTGTTCAG AAGGGCCATGTCCTGAGGCTAAAGTTCTCGTGCCGCAGATGCCATGTCGCTGAGAGAACGTGGTCCAGCTCCAGAGTGTTTGGAGCGCGTTACTTCTTGAACCAAAA AATGGTTCACAGTCTCACCTGTGCCGGTGTGCTGCCAGTCCAGTACATCAAACTCTCTAAGTTTGCGGGAATCGGCCATGTTGGACATGGGTACATGAAGAAAG TGTACTACGCCAGTGGATACTCTGATATAGTGGGCAGGATGGCAGAGGAGAGCATGAATGCTGCAGTGGATGAAGTGAAGGCCCTGCCAGCTTATGCCGAGAATGGAGAG TGGGTCATTACTGACGCCAGGCATGACTCCACTGCTAATGCCTACCACACTACTGTGCCTTGTCTCGCTGGAAG CACCAAGAAGATAGTTGGGATATCTACAGTGTCTCGAACAGACCACGGTGTTGCTCAGACACGAGAATTGCAGTGCACTAAGATTGCTGTGCCACAGGCAATTGCTCGTG GTCTGAATGTTGTAGAAGTGGCGCATGATATGCAGCATCAAGTGTCTCGTTACGTGACCTCTGATCTGGGACTGAAGAACTCCTTTGATACATGGCATG GGACCAAGAATTTGTCAAAGTGTCTCCAGAAGGTTACTCAGGGTCGAGTTAGAGACAAGGGACTGACATGGTTTCCTGAGCTGGTTGACAAGC GAAAGAGTATAAAGGTGCATCTATACTGGGCTATGAAGAATTGTGATGGTGATGGCCAGAAGCTTCGTAGTCTGATAGAAAATATCGCTATGCACTATCAG GACAACCACCTTGAATGCCACCCTTCATCGACTTGTCATCTCCCTCACTACGCTCCTGGCAAGGATCTGCTGACTGACCCGGCTACTGTCCAGCAGCTGGAGAAACAATTGAAGGACACCTACATCTATCGCTTCCCAGAGTCCTTCTGTAGG TGTCGTGATATGTATTGGGTGGAAAGTTTCAACCACCAGCTTCTCTGCTACATCTCAAAGAGGATCCACTACTCTACCAGGGTTTTCTCTATGAGAATGAACTTGGCTGTGTTGGACTGG aATGAGAACGTGGGACGAGAGCACACAAGCGAGCGCAAGTTGAAAGACCTTCGGCGACCTGACCGCAGAACTGCCATGAAAGCTCTCGTCAAGAAAACGTATGAGTTTGCTTATGTACTGTGGACCACCTACGTTACAAAGAACATGACAAGCTTGGA TTTTCTTGATGAAGATGATGGCGATGATGGCGATGATTCTGATACTTTAGAAGATGGGGAGATTGTACCTGATTCAGACAGTGATTACGAGGATGATGATCCTGGCTGTGTGGGACCAGACGTCTGA
- the LOC135336945 gene encoding uncharacterized protein LOC135336945, which yields MFLIIILSKYCSLFAKLLSNRNPVAALGTLVLLSYSKFLRFIVAALQNRVLEYSDGSTKTVWLFDGNMPYFTSKHIPQFVATAIILIAGGLFTVQLCLGQWLPRCSKVMIWTKNTYYTGFMDAYHAPFTPKHRYWVGLLLFALIAHNLVAAMAPDTSLPVLSAGVLSVGLITLTNRVHKKQLSEYLETLFLLNLCILSYGTSYVVETNRQQESLTIVSMSVAFILFVTIISYHFHHFILKKTKIWPKIKKCDKNLRTGAADKKNRQSNNTMAMYQLAANDDNEQLKAEQIDIEDPPPYTDGAVEEADPDRYITPPIIRPATRPDQLRLSYMDDLAPLTTEDYRPAPPPPRVNRCPVVTYTEISLIKNEV from the coding sequence AtgttcttaataattattttaagcaAGTATTGTAGCTTatttgcaaagctcctctccaacaggaacccagttgctgccctaggcacactcgtcctactctcttattctAAATTCTTACGGTTTATCGTTGCTGCACTACAAAACAGGGTCTTGGAATATTCCGACGGTTCAACCAAGACTGTTTGGTTGTTTGACGGCAATATGCCATACTTTACTTCCAAACACATTCCTCAGTTTGTTGCTACAGCCATAATCCTCATTGCTGGTGGCTTGTTCACTGTACAGCTTTGCCTTGGACAATGGTTACCACGCTGTTCCAAGGTTATGATATGGACCAAGAACACATATTACACTGGCTTCATGgatgcataccatgctccattcactcccaagcatcgctactgggtgggactgctcctcttTGCTCTGATTGCTCATAATCTAGTAGCTGCCATGGCTCCAGATACTTCTCTCCCTGTGCTATCAGCTGGGGTTTTATCAGTTGGACTGATAACATTGACCAACCGAGTACACAAAAAACAACTAAGTGAATATCTAGAAACGTTATTTCTGCTTAATCTCTGCATTCTATCTTATGGCACCTCCTATGTTGTTGAAACAAACCGACAGCAAGAATCACTGACCATTGTTTCAATGTCTGTAGCTTTCATTCTCTTTGTGACAATCATCAGCTACCATTTCCACCACTTCATACTAAAGAAGACCAAAATATGGCCCAAGATAAAGAAATGTGATAAGAACTTGAGAACTGGTGCTGCAGACAAAAAGAACCGACAATCTAACAACACCATGGCAATGTATCAGCTTGCAGCCAACGATGACAATGAGCAACTTAAAGCTGAGCAAATAGATATTGAGGACCCACCACCTTACACTGATGGAGCAgtggaagaagctgaccctgatcgttacatcactcctcccatcatcagaccagccacaaggccggaccagctgagactatcctacatggatgatctagcccccctcaccacagaggactacagaccagcccctccccctccaagaGTCAATCGTTGTCCTGTTGTTACATACACAGAAATTAGCCTCATAAAAAATGAAGTGTGA
- the LOC135336920 gene encoding uncharacterized protein LOC135336920, with product MLSRSILVLLSLATVTRSEHYHIVPVDSTDLCHDYRNGTCFTLEQLVQTDLLSCGVNLTLSFLPGDHVLTQQLLIRNFSHVQITGQNTNRSITVVGFHSNSTILFVSIIELSIENLGFVQANFGPQNFDQSVIIIDSAHDVSIKDCYFMDFVLLNQVETSIVKIANTQTATIESTLFMNNTGHTLHIEADDVYITNSVFTRNDGGAVYIKSNNALINNTEFNYNSAENGGAVKVVSGTVVITWCNFTNNKGSEFGGAIAVVSSSVSISNSELTNNRAYWGGGAIIVGSGSVSISNSELTNNSAHYRGGTIFLGSGSVSISNSKLINNSADYYGGNGGAIYVESGSMSISNSELTNNRAHVGGAIDIVSGSVSISSSELTYNRADLGSSITIFDSGSSVSISNSTLTNNVAKEGGAIDVFQSSTLIINNTDITNNIGSLNISQSNVTFTGMNIVSNNGRPIYAFNSRIEFNGPTTLSNNRGVFGGAISADQSQIYINTEGIIITNNTATYGGGIFMRESILIVKEPIKIYHNTAHQDGGAIYAYSSRVEFQSVPIVGAYGYSLPPNKQSGIAHNIAENGGGIYAVSSTIKLTQSHVNIDSNRANASGGGVYLQQSSKLYLFKENKESKRGNGFYVKLMINKNLAQYGGGIFMADDTQSDTCRRGATEDDATQNIFADCFIQTIKLYGDHYQKMSQNSFNTFMTNNTATRSGADIYGGLLDRCTASQNAEYDTSNGSGLDYINNTIKSSTKLSISSRPVQVIFCKNDYNIISTRKGHTFRISVMAIDQVENPKNATIRSSVITTSGVGRLKEGQAEQKVGHQCTELEYNVFSHDSSAQVELYAEGPCNNLGISKQFINISFELCTCPSGLQPIQSDIECKCDCDPDLQLGYQITNCFEGNGSITLERNNNTWIEVINTTNETGYVVSSCTLDYCVQKPVNISLSNPDEQCAYNRSGVLCGECEPGLSLMLATSNCKKCSNLYLLLLIPFALAGILLVALILVLNITIATGNIHGLIFYTNIVAANRAIFFPSLNNFLTVFVSWVNLDLGIEACFYDGMNSQGKVLLQLIFPAYLFLLMFLIIILSKYFDSFAKLLSNRNPVAALGTLVLLSYSKFLRFIIAALQNRVLEYPDGSTKTVWLYDGNVPYFTPKHIPQFFAAGIILIAGGLFTVLLFFGQWLPRCSKVMKWTKNTKYTGFMDAYHAPFTPKHRYWVGLLLFALIAHNLVVAMAPDTSLPVLSAGCIAIGLISLNNQVHKKQLSNYLETLFLLNLGILSYGTSYVFETHRQQEMLTIISMSIAFILFVTIISYHFHHYVLKKTKIWLEIKNVVKSIKRNLQVGVADIRLRRTNNTREMYDLVINENDEDDFLEAVDDYEQRDTLNPPYTDGAVEEADPDRYITPPIIRPAMRSDQLRLSYMDELAPLTTEDYRRPAPPPTRVNHRPAVTHTEIAPTHNEV from the coding sequence ATGCTGTCTAGAAGTATTCTAGTGCTACTGtccctagctactgttaccaggagtgagcactatcacattgtgccagtggattcaaccGATTTGTGTCATGACTATcgaaatggaacttgtttcactctcgagcagcttgttcaaacagacctgttatctTGTGGAGTcaatctcaccttgagctttctacctggagatcatgtgttaACCCAGCAATTATTGATTCGTAACTTCTCACATGTGCAAATCACTGGCCAGAACACAAATAGATCTATAACAGTAGTTGGATTCCATAGCAATAGTACGATACTTTTTGTTAGTATTATTGAATTGAGTATTGAAAACTTGGGTTTTGTTCAAGCAAATTTTGGACCACAAAACTTTGATCAAAGTGTCATCATCATCGACAGTGCCCACGATGTCTCTATCAAGGACTGCTACTTTATGGACTTTGTATTACTCAATCAGGTGGAAACCAGCATAGTTAAGATTGCTAATACTCAAACTGCAACAATTGAGAGCACTCTCTTTATGAACAACACTGGTCACACACTGCACATTGAGGCtgatgatgtgtacataacAAATAGTGTGTTCACTAGAAATGATGGAGGTGCAGTTTACATTAAATCAAACAACGCACTGATCAACAACACAGAGTTCAACTACAACAGTGCTGAGAATGGAGGAGCAGTAAAAGTGGTATCTGGTACTGTAGTGATCACTTGGTGTAACTTCACAAATAACAAAGGTTCTGAGTTTGGTGGAGCCATTGCTGTTGTCTCaagcagtgtgtccatctccaacagtgagctgacaaacaacagagcttaCTGgggtggtggagcgattattGTTGGctcaggcagtgtgtccatctccaacagtgagctaacaaacaacagtgctcaCTATAGAGGTGGAACCATTTTTTTGGGCTCAGGTAGTGTGTCTATTTCCAATAGTAAGCTgataaacaacagtgctgactatTATGGTGGtaatggtggagcgatttatgttGAATCAGGTAGtatgtccatctccaacagtgagctgacaaataaCAGAGCTCACGTTGGTGGAGCAATTGATATTGTctcaggcagtgtgtccatctcatCCAGTGAGCTGACATACAACAGAGCTGACTTAGGTAGTTCGATTACAATTTTTGACTCAGgcagtagtgtgtccatctccaacagtacGCTGACAAACAACGTTGCTAAAGAGGGTGGAGCAATTGATGTCTTCCAATCTTCCACCTTAATCATCAACAACACTGACATTACTAATAACATAGGCAGTTTGAACATTTCACAATCAAATGTAACATTCACtggaatgaatattgtcagtAACAATGGTCGTCCCATTTATGCTTTCAATAGTCGAATCGAGTTTAATGGACCTACAACACTCAGTAACAATCGTGGTGTGTTTGGTGGAGCCATCAGCGCTGACCAGAGTCAAATATATATTAACACGGAAGGAATAATCATcaccaacaacacagctacctACGGAGGAGGGATATTTATGAGAGAGAGTATACTCATTGTAAAAGAGCCAATAAAGATCTAtcacaacacagcacaccaGGATGGTGGGGCGATTTATGCATATTCTAGCAGAGTTGAGTTCCAATCAGTGCCGATCGTAGGTGCATATGGTTATTCACTTCCTCCAAATAAACAAAGTGGGATTGCTCACAACATTGCTGAGAATGGTGGAGGTATTTATGCAGTGTCTTCAACTATTAAACTTACTCAATCACACGTCAACATTGACTCAAACAGAGCTAATGCTAGTGGAGGTGGAGTGTATCTACAACAAAGTTCCAAACTGTACCTATTTAAAGAAAATAAAGAAAGTAAGCGTGGAAATGGATTTTATGTCAAGTTAATGATTAACAAAAACTTGGCTCAGTACGGAGGTGGAATATTCATGGCAGATGACACACAAAGTGATACCTGTAGACGAGGGGCCACAGAAGATGATGCAACTCAAAACATTTTTGCTGACTGTTTCATTCAAACAATTAAATTGTATGGGGATCACTATCAAAAAATGTCTCAAAACTCTTTCAACACATTCATgactaacaacacagctaccaGGTCAGGAGCAGACATCTACGGAGGTTtgttggacaggtgtacagCAAGTCAAAATGCTGAATATGATACTTCAAATGGATCTGGATTGGACTATATAAATAACACCATAAAATCCTCCACCAAATTATCAATCTCCTCTAGGCCTGTTCAGGTAATTTTTTGCAAAAatgactataatattatttctaCAAGAAAGGGACACACATTTAGAATCAGTGTTATGGCTATTGACCAAGTTGAAAATCCAAAGAATGCCACAATTCGCAGCTCTGTTATCACTACGAGTGGAGTTGGTCGTCTTAAAGAAGGACAGGCTGAACAGAAAGTTGGCcatcagtgcacagaattagagtacaatgtattctcacacgacagctctgctcaagtggaactctatgcCGAGGGTCCATGCAACAATTTGGGAATCTCCAAACAGTTTATTAATATTTCTTTTGAACTCTGCACATGCCCTAGTGGACTTCAGCCAATTCAGTCCGATattgagtgcaagtgtgactgtgatccagacTTGCAACTAGGATATCAGATAACAAATTGTTTTGAGGGAAATGGATCCATAACACTGGAAAGAAATAACAACACATGGATAGAAGTCATAAATACCACCAATGAAACAGGGTATGTTGTTAGCAGCTGTACACTTGACTATTGCGTACAAAAACCAGTCAACATCAGTCTCAGTAATCCTGACGAACAAtgtgcctacaatcgaagCGGTGTcctgtgtggagaatgtgaaccaggactCAGTCTTATGTTGGCTACGTCAAACTGTAAAAAATGCTCTAATCTTTACCTTCTTCTACTAATACCATTTGCGCTGGCAGGCATATTGCTAGTTGCTTTAATTCTCgtgctcaacatcactatagcaactggaaaTATTCATGGCCTCATTTTTTACACCAACATAGTGGCTGCTAATAGAGCAATTTTCTTTCctagtttaaacaactttttaacagtttttgtatcatgggtgaatcttgaccTAGGAATCGAGGCATGCTTTTATGATGGGATGAACTCTCAAGGAAAAGTGCTCCTTCAACTTATCTTCCCAGCTTACTTGTTTCTTCTTATGTTTCTTATTATAATATTGAGCAAGTACtttgactcatttgcaaagctcctctccaacaggaacccagttgctgccctaggcacactcgtTCTACTCTCTTATTCTAAATTCTTACggtttatcattgctgcactACAAAACAGGGTCTTGGAATATCCCGATGGATCCACCAAGACTGTTTGGCTGTACGACGGCAATGTGCCATACTTCACTCCCAAACACATCCCTCAGTTTTTTGCTGCTGGTATTATCCTCATTGCGGGtggattgttcactgtactgctCTTTTTTGGGCAATGGTTACCACGCTGTTCAAAGGTTATGAAATGGACTAAGAACACAAAGTACACTGGCTTCATGgatgcataccatgctccattcactcccaagcatcgctactgggtgggactgctcctcttTGCTCTAATTGCTCATAATCTAGTAGTTGCCATGGCTCCAGACACGTCTCTCCCTGTACTATCTGCTGGGTGTATTGCAATCGGACTGATATCATTGAACAACCAAGTACACAAAAAGCAACTTAGTAACTATCTAGAAACATTATTTCTGCTTAATCTTGGCATTCTATCCTATGGCACTTCCTACGTTTTTGAAACACACCGACAGCAAGAAATGCTGACTATTATTTCAATGTCTATAGCTTTCATTCTCTTTGTGACAATCATCAGCTACCATTTTCACCACTACGTACTAAAAAAGACCAAAATATGGCTCGAGATAAAGAATGTCGTTAAGAGTATCAAAAGGAACTTACAAGTAGGTGTTGCAGATATTAGACTCCGACGAACTAACAATACCCGGGAAATGTATGATCTGGTAATCAATGAGAATGATGAAGATGATTTTCTTGAAGCAGTAGATGATTATGAACAAAGAGACACCTTGAACCCACCTTACACTGATGGAGCTgtggaagaagctgaccctgatcggtacatcactcctcccattATCAGACCAGCCATGAGGTCGGACCAGCTGAGACTATCCTACATGGATGAActagcccccctcaccacagaggactacagaagaccagcccctccccctacaaGAGTAAACCATCGCCCTGctgttacacacacagaaatcgcccccacacacaatgAAGTGTGA
- the LOC135337969 gene encoding beta-1,3-galactosyl-O-glycosyl-glycoprotein beta-1,6-N-acetylglucosaminyltransferase 4-like, with the protein MTILVGTALKRTTFCLIVFIVFYMWYLMKVKLSTNSSPAPKHVKVPISLDYGTPPLSAANIVSLLCPAPKQFNFTMKKPKKTDKGITSSGFPQDTDTILPPNCSLLFKGDSDEIKRVNNARIEKIWPIPSDNEFYRYASNCDWIKKELDPGYYVSEQERQFPLAFALNVYQSPYQIFRFLKVIYRPHNLYCIHYDKKSIEPFQKLMVTIADCLPNVIVPNKIEDVIWGWHTIVDAQMNCIEDLYKMRHTFPWKYTITLCGKEVPLRTNREMIHTLSKLNGTSAVKLSTTNNDQKLWTYKHILNGKRVKQLNSKLGPIPFNLTIAKSMAYYGLSESFVNYLLHDKEAVKFRRFMEDTKIPDEHFVATLFNRTGVPGGKDYEYSRFTPTVSSYIWLRLKDRNFNQKHCPSGWMVHIICIVSSGDLHRLDYMYDPKKDHQTFFHNKFFMEKDRVVMDCAEEELLKRNREDCLRDNPH; encoded by the exons ATGACAATACTAGTAGGAACAGCACTCAAAAGAACTACATTTTGTCTAATAGTATTCATTGTTTTCTACATGTGGTATCTGATGAAG GTGAAGCTCTCAACAAATTCAAGTCCAGCACCGAAACACGTTAAAGTTCCGATATCATTGGACTACGGAACACCACCCTTAAGTGCGGCAAACATAGTTTCATTGTTGTGTCCTGCACctaaacaatttaattttacCATGAAGAAGCCTAAAAAAACTGATAAGGGAATTACTTCCTCTGGGTTCCCACAAGACACGGATACCATACTACCACCCAACTGTTCACTTCTGTTCAAAGGTGACTCGGATGAAATCAAACGAGTGAACAATGCAAGGATAGAAAAAATATGGCCAATTCCATCAGATAATGAGTTTTATCGCTATGCCAGCAACTGTGACTGGATAAAGAAAGAGTTGGACCCAGGTTACTATGTGTCTGAGCAAGAACGGCAATTTCCACTAGCATTTGCTCTAAATGTTTATCAGTCACCTTATCAAATATTTCGGTTTCTCAAAGTCATCTACAGACCTCACAATTTGTACTGCATTCACTATGACAAAAAGTCCATCGAACCATTCCAGAAGCTGATGGTCACCATTGCCGACTGTCTGCCCAATGTGATTGTACCCAACAAGATTGAAGATGTCATATGGGGCTGGCATACGATAGTTGATGCTCAGATGAATTGTATAGAAGATCTCTACAAGATGCGACACACATTTCCTTGGAAGTATACAATCACTCTGTGTGGGAAAGAAGTTCCTCTGAGAACAAATAGAGAAATGATTCACACTTTAAGCAAGCTGAACGGTACCTCAGCTGTAAAATTATCCACTACAAACAATGACCAAAAATTGTGGACATACAAGCATATTCTTAATGGAAAAAGAGTAAAACAGTTAAACTCTAAACTGGGTCCAATACCATTTAACCTAACAATTGCCAAAAGTATGGCATACTACGGACTATCGGAAAGTTTTGTCAACTATTTACTACATGATAAAGAGGCTGTTAAGTTTCGGAGATTCATGGAAGATACCAAAATACCTGATGAGCATTTTGTTGCTACCTTATTCAACAGaacag gagTACCTGGTGGGAAAGATTATGAATACTCAAGATTCACACCTACAGTGTCAAGTTACATATGGCTAAGACTCAAAGACAGGAATTTCAACCAGAAGCACTGTCCCAGTGGTTGGATGGTGCATATCATTTGTATCGTATCCAGTGGTGACCTACATCGACTGGACTATATGTACGACCCTAAGAAAGATCACCAGACGTTCTTCCACAACAAGTTCTTCATGGAGAAAGATCGGGTGGTGATGGACTGTGCTGAGGAAGAGCTCCTCAAGAGAAACAGAGAGGACTGTTTGAGAGACAACCCACACTAA
- the LOC135337970 gene encoding beta-1,3-galactosyl-O-glycosyl-glycoprotein beta-1,6-N-acetylglucosaminyltransferase 4-like encodes MTILVGAALKRATVCLIVFIVLYMWYLMKVKLSTNSSPAPKHSITLDYRTPLSAANIVSVCPASKQFNVAMKKPKKGIASSGFPQHTDTILPPNCSLLFKGDSDEMKRVNNARIEKIWPIPSDNEFYRYACNCDWIKKELDSGYYVSEQERQFPLAFALNVYQSPYQIFRFLKVIYRPHNLYCIHYDKKSSEPFKKLMVTIADCLPNVIVPNKIEDVIWGWHTIVDAQMNCIEDLYKMRHTFPWKYTITLCGKEVPLRTNREMVHTLSKLNGTSAIKLFSTKNDQLRWTYKHKLNGKRVKQLSSKLGPIPFNLTIAKSTAYHGLSESFVNYLLHDKEAVKFRRFMEDTKIPDEHFVATLFNRTGVPGGKDDKYSRITPTVSSYIWLTVKDKNFKKKHCSISGWMVHSICIVSSGDLHRLDYMYDPKKDHQTFFHNKFFIEKDRTVMDCAEEELLRRNREDCLRDNP; translated from the exons atGACAATACTAGTAGGAGCAGCACTCAAAAGAGCTACAGTTTGTCTAATAGTATTCATTGTTCTCTACATGTGGTATTTGATGAAG GTGAAGCTCTCAACAAATTCAAGTCCAGCACCGAAACATTCGATAACATTGGATTACAGAACACCCCTAAGTGCGGCAAACATAGTTTCAGTGTGTCCTGCATCTAAGCAATTTAATGTTGCCATGAAGAAGCCTAAAAAAGGAATTGCTTCGTCTGGGTTCCCACAACACACGGATACCATACTACCACCCAACTGTTCACTTCTGTTCAAAGGTGACTCAGATGAAATGAAACGAGTGAACAATGCAAGGATAGAAAAAATATGGCCAATTCCATCAGATAATGAGTTTTATCGCTATGCCTGTAATTGTGACTGGATAAAGAAAGAGTTGGACTCAGGTTATTATGTGTCTGAGCAAGAACGACAATTTCCACTAGCATTTGCTCTAAATGTTTATCAGTCACCTTATCAGATATTTCGGTTTCTCAAAGTCATCTATAGACCTCACAATTTGTACTGCATTCACTATGACAAAAAGTCCAGCGAACCATTCAAGAAGCTGATGGTCACCATTGCCGACTGTCTGCCCAATGTGATTGTACCCAACAAGATTGAAGATGTTATATGGGGCTGGCATACGATAGTCGATGCTCAGATGAATTGTATAGAAGATCTCTACAAGATGCGACACACATTTCCTTGGAAGTATACAATCACTCTGTGTGGGAAAGAAGTTCCTCTGAGAACTAATAGAGAAATGGTTCACACTTTAAGCAAGTTAAACGGTACTtcagcaataaaattattctCTACAAAGAACGACCAATTAAGATGGACATACAAGCATAAACTTAATGGAAAAAGAGTAAAACAGTTAAGCTCTAAACTTGGCCCGATCCCGTTTAATCTCACAATTGCAAAAAGTACAGCATACCACGGACTATCGGAAAGTTTTGTCAACTATTTACTACACGATAAAGAGGCTGTTAAGTTTCGGAGATTCATGGAAGATACCAAAATACCTGATGAGCATTTTGTTGCTACGTTATTCAACAGAACAG GAGTACCTGGTGGGAAAGATGATAAATACTCGAGAATCACACCTACAGTGTCAAGTTACATATGGCTAACAGTCAAAGACAAGAATTTCAAGAAGAAGCACTGTTCCATCAGTGGTTGGATGGTGCATAGCATTTGTATCGTATCCAGTGGTGACCTACATCGACTGGACTATATGTACGACCCTAAGAAAGATCATCAGACGTTCTTCCACAACAAGTTCTTCATTGAGAAAGATCGAACGGTGATGGACTGTGCTGAGGAAGAGCTCCTCAGAAGAAACAGAGAAGACTGTTTGAGAGACAACCCATAA